A genomic region of Eucalyptus grandis isolate ANBG69807.140 chromosome 5, ASM1654582v1, whole genome shotgun sequence contains the following coding sequences:
- the LOC104443443 gene encoding uncharacterized protein LOC104443443 — protein sequence MSITCCLPIVESVYCLACARWLWKKCLYSAGHESENWGLATAEEFAPVPRLCRYVLAEYEEDLRNPIWAPPGGYGINPDWVVHRKDYDETLGRAPPYMLYMDHERRDIVLIIRGLNLAKESDYAVLLDNKLGQTKLDGGYVHNGLLKSAMWVFDAECEVLKELLESFPEYTLTFAGHSLGAGVVALLTIVAVQNREKLGNFDRKRIRCYAIAPARCTSLNLAVRYADIINSVVLQDDFLPRTTTALEDVFKSVLCLPCLLCLMCLKDTCILEDQMLRDPRRLYAPGRLYHIVERKPMRLGRFPPVVRTAVPVDGRFEHIVISCNAMSDHAVIWIERESQRALDVMLERDKTMDIPVSQRMERQVSVVREHDEEYKAALQRAVDLDIPLAYPPTYGTFDEVEAESSERSREEPPLLSSSERKESWDGFVRRLFHVNDSGQMVFKIS from the exons ATGTCGATCACCTGCTGCCTTCCCATCGTCGAGTCAGTGTACTGTCTGGCGTGTGCCCGTTGGCTGTGGAAGAAATGCCTCTACTCGGCAGGCCACGAGAGCGAGAACTGGGGGCTTGCTACGGCGGAAGAATTTGCGCCCGTACCTCGCCTTTGTCGCTATGTTCTAGCTGAATACGAGGAAGATCTTCGTAATCCAATATGGGCGCCCCCCGGAGGGTATGGGATCAACCCGGATTGGGTCGTGCATCGTAAGGACTATGACGAGACACTAGGCCGTGCTCCTCCTTACATGCTGTATATGGATCATGAAAGAAGGGATATTGTGTTGATCATTAGGGGACTCAATTTAGCGAAGGAAAGTGATTATGCAGTTTTGCTGGATAATAAACTGGGACAGACAAAATTGGACGGTGGGTATGTCCACAATGGGTTGTTAAAGTCAGCTATGTGGGTATTTGATGCTGAGTGTGAGGTTCTAAAGGAATTACTCGAGAGTTTTCCAGAGTATACCCTCACTTTTGCTGGACACTCCCTTGGGGCAGGGGTGGTGGCCCTGTTGACTATTGTGGCGGTCCAGAATCGAGAGAAATTGGGAAATTTTGACAGGAAGAGGATTAGATGTTATGCTATTGCTCCTGCTAGGTGCACATCACTGAATTTGGCTGTGAGATATGCAGATATAATCAATTCCGTTGTTTTGCAG GATGATTTTTTGCCTCGGACAACAACTGCCTTGGAGGATGTTTTCAAATCCGTTCTCTG TTTGCCATGCTTATTATGCCTTATGTGCTTGAAGGATACGTGCATCCTGGAAGATCAGATGCTCAGAGATCCAAGGAGGTTGTATGCTCCTGGACGATTATATCACATCGTTGAGCGAAAGCCTATGAG GTTAGGAAGGTTTCCTCCTGTTGTGAGGACAGCAGTTCCTGTGGATGGGAGGTTTGAGCATATTGTCATTTCTTGCAATGCAATGTCTGACCATGCTGTCATTTGGATTGAAAGAGAATCTCAAAGGGCTCTCGAT gtAATGCTGGAGAGAGATAAGACGATGGACATACCAGTGAGCCAGAGAATGGAGCGGCAAGTGTCTGTTGTGCGCGAACACGATGAGGAATATAAAGCCGCACTTCAGAGGGCAGTTGATTTGGATATTCCTCTGGCTTACCCACCTACTTATGGTACATTTGATGAAGTAGAAGCAGAGAGTTCTGAAAGATCCAGAGAGGAACCTCCATTGTTATCATCCagtgaaaggaaagaaagttggGACGGTTTTGTAAGGCGCCTCTTTCATGTCAATGACTCTGGCCAAATGGTGTTCAAGATATCATAG